The Candidatus Zymogenus saltonus genome has a window encoding:
- a CDS encoding phosphatase PAP2 family protein — protein sequence MYHSDLTDASMFVITQFGAGLATAALIGVPLFFYDKENFLRRFFVIVLAVLLGGAVVEIIKDCISCPRPVVDLMGLIATGTVKVNLFIEDPRHLSFPSGHTQLAFGAAVALIWYHRGWYTAPLFVLAALVGFSRIYLGVHFPLDVICGALIGIIISIIVCWGVDKIISRFFVAG from the coding sequence ATGTATCATTCCGATCTCACCGATGCTTCGATGTTTGTCATCACCCAGTTCGGGGCGGGGCTTGCGACTGCCGCCCTGATTGGCGTTCCCCTCTTCTTCTACGACAAGGAGAATTTTCTAAGGCGGTTTTTCGTCATTGTGCTTGCCGTGTTGCTGGGGGGAGCCGTGGTGGAGATAATCAAGGACTGTATTTCCTGTCCGAGGCCCGTTGTCGACCTGATGGGCCTTATCGCCACGGGCACGGTCAAGGTAAATCTCTTTATCGAGGACCCCAGGCACCTCTCCTTTCCCTCGGGGCACACTCAGCTCGCCTTTGGGGCGGCGGTCGCCCTAATCTGGTACCATAGGGGGTGGTATACGGCTCCCCTCTTTGTCCTCGCAGCCCTCGTGGGGTTCTCGAGGATATATCTCGGCGTCCACTTCCCGCTGGACGTAATCTGTGGGGCGCTGATAGGGATTATAATCTCGATCATCGTCTGCTGGGGTGTGGACAAGATAATCTCGAGGTTTTTCGTAGCCGGTTAA
- the lpxA gene encoding acyl-ACP--UDP-N-acetylglucosamine O-acyltransferase translates to MSKKIHETAVVSEGAVIGDGVEIGPYSIIGEGVTLKDDVRVGPHAVIDGDTVIGEGCRIFQFASIGSMSQDLKDTGGEGKLVVGSGNTFREFVTINCGTPDGGGVTTIGDNCFFMAYAHVAHDCKIGSCVVMANVATLAGHVTVEDFVGLGGLVAVHQFVKIGQHTFVGGGSMTSMDIAPYMKVSHGKGARAKIMGPNVIGLERRGFTKESISAIKGAYRIIWRSNKILKEALKETEGEFGEVAEVKHLIDFIHSSKRGLLR, encoded by the coding sequence ATGTCAAAAAAGATTCACGAGACGGCTGTTGTTTCAGAAGGTGCGGTTATAGGGGACGGAGTTGAGATAGGCCCCTATTCGATTATCGGGGAAGGCGTAACCCTCAAGGACGACGTGAGGGTCGGGCCCCATGCGGTGATAGACGGTGATACCGTAATCGGCGAGGGGTGCAGGATCTTCCAGTTCGCCTCCATAGGCTCCATGTCCCAAGATCTTAAGGATACGGGTGGCGAGGGGAAGCTTGTGGTCGGTTCCGGCAACACGTTTCGGGAGTTCGTCACCATAAACTGCGGGACTCCCGACGGCGGCGGCGTGACGACAATAGGCGACAACTGCTTCTTCATGGCCTACGCCCACGTGGCCCACGACTGCAAGATCGGCAGCTGCGTTGTGATGGCCAACGTGGCGACACTGGCCGGGCACGTCACCGTCGAGGACTTTGTGGGCCTGGGGGGGCTTGTGGCGGTTCACCAGTTTGTCAAGATCGGCCAGCACACCTTTGTCGGCGGGGGGAGCATGACCTCGATGGATATTGCGCCCTACATGAAGGTGTCCCATGGAAAGGGGGCCAGGGCGAAGATCATGGGGCCGAATGTCATCGGGCTTGAGAGGAGGGGCTTTACAAAGGAGTCGATCTCGGCCATAAAAGGGGCCTACAGGATAATCTGGCGGTCAAACAAGATTTTGAAGGAGGCCCTGAAAGAGACCGAGGGGGAGTTTGGAGAGGTCGCCGAGGTGAAACACTTGATCGATTTTATCCACTCATCGAAGAGGGGACTCTTACGGTAG
- a CDS encoding glycosyltransferase family 9 protein, which produces MEIKRDCIYYIGEKPCRHRRLCSGCPHYRPMGTRILIIKLAATGDVIRTTPLISGLKKRYKNPHITWVTDPAAYRLLKTNHEIDRLHVFNLESVQYLTAQRFDLLISLDKETRAVGLAGNIRAKKKVGFCLSKFGTLDIFDKRSEYALRLGLDDPLKFYENDKSYPEIVFEMCGLEYKGERYRLEIDPEDGNYVNSLFKEKGLLGGDITVGLNIGAGPVFANKAWTEDGFVKLIDRLGIVTVGGRGVKIVLLGGEGEKEKVKRIHEASGKRAVDIGCNHSVSQFAAIISLLDLVVTGDTMALHLALAHNVPVVAVFGPTVESEIDLFGLGRKVVAKIECAPCYRSSCGKSPNCMDAVSLEEVLEAALSVLEDKGGVKRDG; this is translated from the coding sequence GTGGAGATAAAAAGAGACTGCATATATTATATAGGGGAAAAGCCCTGTCGCCACAGGCGGCTGTGCAGTGGCTGTCCCCACTATCGCCCTATGGGGACGAGGATATTGATTATCAAGCTCGCCGCCACGGGAGACGTGATAAGGACAACCCCCCTGATCTCCGGTCTGAAAAAGAGATACAAAAATCCCCACATTACCTGGGTCACCGACCCGGCGGCGTATCGGCTCCTAAAGACAAATCATGAGATAGACAGGCTCCACGTCTTCAACCTCGAGAGCGTCCAGTATTTGACGGCGCAGAGGTTCGATCTTTTGATCTCCCTCGACAAGGAGACGAGGGCGGTGGGGTTGGCCGGGAATATCAGGGCGAAAAAGAAAGTTGGATTTTGCCTCTCGAAGTTCGGCACCCTCGATATCTTCGACAAGAGGAGCGAGTACGCCCTCCGTCTGGGGCTCGACGATCCCCTTAAGTTTTACGAGAACGACAAGAGCTACCCCGAGATCGTCTTTGAGATGTGCGGTCTTGAGTACAAGGGGGAGAGGTACCGTCTCGAAATCGACCCGGAAGATGGAAATTACGTAAACTCCCTGTTCAAGGAGAAGGGGCTCTTGGGAGGCGATATAACAGTCGGCCTGAATATCGGCGCCGGGCCGGTCTTTGCCAACAAGGCTTGGACGGAAGATGGCTTTGTTAAACTTATCGACAGACTCGGCATAGTCACGGTCGGCGGGAGGGGAGTAAAGATCGTCCTTTTGGGTGGGGAGGGGGAAAAGGAAAAGGTTAAAAGGATTCACGAGGCCTCGGGGAAGAGGGCGGTCGATATCGGATGCAACCACTCAGTTTCGCAATTTGCGGCGATCATCTCTCTCCTTGACCTTGTCGTCACGGGAGACACCATGGCCCTCCACCTGGCCCTTGCGCACAACGTCCCCGTCGTCGCCGTATTCGGCCCAACGGTCGAAAGCGAGATAGACCTCTTCGGTTTGGGGAGGAAGGTGGTTGCGAAGATCGAATGCGCCCCCTGCTATAGATCTTCCTGCGGCAAGTCTCCCAACTGTATGGATGCCGTATCCCTGGAGGAGGTATTGGAGGCGGCCCTATCGGTTCTCGAAGATAAGGGCGGAGTTAAAAGAGACGGATGA
- the lpxB gene encoding lipid-A-disaccharide synthase — MTSPPDKLDGKYGIDEIKAHVAKKRVLIVAGEASGDQYGAELMREVAALSPDTLFFGVGGSKMRDAGLLALVRSEEITVVGLVEVVKHLKTIKGALDLLKESMRALKPDLIVLIDFPDFNFRVADAAVKLGKDGGKMPIFYYISPQVWAWRRGRVKTIARFADKMVVIFPFEVNIYREAGVDVEFLGHPLMDVVAGVERRLKGGGDAKVGGGKPNVALLPGSRRSEIERHLSHLLGASEIIKRKYPDASFTIPLAPTLEMEDVAPYLEDTSLNVAVVKDSFHRVVRGADIAIVSSGTATIETALMGTPMVVVYRLNYLTYMIARLLVRVDYIAMVNLVAKKRVVPELIQSDVNAENIARHVISILSDDAVMKRMREDLSEVRRRIGKPGASARVAERIMNFL, encoded by the coding sequence ATGACGTCACCGCCTGATAAGCTTGATGGGAAATACGGTATCGATGAGATAAAGGCCCATGTTGCAAAAAAGCGGGTGCTCATCGTGGCGGGGGAGGCCTCCGGCGACCAGTACGGCGCCGAGCTAATGAGGGAGGTGGCGGCGCTATCCCCAGACACACTCTTCTTCGGCGTCGGCGGGAGCAAGATGAGGGATGCGGGGCTCCTGGCCCTCGTAAGGTCGGAGGAGATCACCGTGGTCGGCCTCGTCGAGGTCGTGAAACACCTCAAGACGATAAAGGGCGCCCTGGATCTTCTGAAGGAGTCGATGAGGGCCCTGAAGCCCGACCTTATAGTATTGATCGACTTTCCGGACTTCAACTTCAGGGTCGCCGATGCGGCGGTCAAGCTGGGGAAAGATGGGGGGAAGATGCCGATTTTTTATTATATAAGCCCCCAGGTCTGGGCCTGGAGGCGGGGCAGGGTAAAGACGATCGCCCGATTTGCCGACAAGATGGTGGTCATCTTCCCATTCGAGGTCAATATCTACAGGGAGGCAGGGGTCGACGTGGAGTTTCTGGGCCATCCCCTGATGGATGTTGTGGCAGGGGTAGAGAGGAGGCTAAAGGGGGGTGGAGACGCGAAGGTCGGAGGAGGAAAGCCTAACGTGGCGCTCCTTCCGGGGAGCAGGAGAAGCGAGATAGAGAGGCACCTTTCGCACCTTCTTGGGGCGTCTGAGATAATCAAGAGGAAATACCCGGACGCGTCCTTCACAATCCCTCTCGCCCCGACCCTTGAGATGGAGGATGTTGCCCCTTATCTTGAAGACACGTCGCTTAACGTTGCCGTCGTGAAGGACTCGTTTCACAGGGTTGTCAGGGGGGCCGATATCGCCATCGTCAGCTCCGGCACGGCCACCATCGAGACGGCGCTCATGGGAACGCCGATGGTCGTTGTCTATAGACTGAACTACCTCACCTACATGATCGCGAGGCTCCTTGTCAGGGTGGACTACATCGCGATGGTGAATCTGGTGGCGAAAAAGCGGGTCGTTCCCGAGCTGATACAATCCGATGTAAACGCCGAAAATATCGCGCGGCACGTCATTTCTATTTTGTCGGACGATGCCGTAATGAAGAGGATGAGGGAAGACCTGTCGGAGGTGAGAAGGAGGATAGGAAAGCCCGGAGCCTCGGCGCGCGTCGCCGAGAGGATCATGAATTTTCTTTGA
- the lpxD gene encoding UDP-3-O-(3-hydroxymyristoyl)glucosamine N-acyltransferase: protein MIKKSLKELADHVGGEVFGDEDLIVSGVSGIAEAGEGDITFIANPKYMEYLDKTEASAIIVSPEIEFDKKPLIKVDNPYLAFASVVTLMTEAARDLFGISEEAHVHPDAEIHPKTAVHPLAYIGKGAKVGEGTVIYPGVYIGAGAAVGNDSTLYPNVTLMDRCVIGDRVIIHSGTVIGSDGFGFAHGGTKRVKFPQVGIVRIDNDVEIGSNCSIDRASMGETWIKSNVIMDNLIQIGHNVVVDEGSIIIAQVGISGSAKIGKNVILSGQAGLVGHISIGDGVIVTAKTGIPKDIPAGQVVSGYPAMPHKKWLKAMGAVSKLPEMRKELERLKKEVDELKKGKRDAEG, encoded by the coding sequence GTGATTAAAAAGAGTTTGAAAGAGCTTGCGGACCACGTGGGGGGTGAAGTTTTTGGAGACGAGGATTTGATAGTCTCCGGCGTTAGCGGCATTGCCGAGGCGGGGGAGGGGGATATTACCTTCATCGCAAATCCGAAGTATATGGAATACCTCGACAAGACCGAAGCCTCCGCCATAATAGTGTCTCCGGAAATCGAGTTCGACAAAAAGCCGCTCATCAAAGTCGATAATCCCTACCTCGCATTCGCCTCCGTGGTCACGTTGATGACGGAGGCGGCGAGGGACCTTTTCGGGATTTCCGAAGAGGCCCACGTCCACCCGGATGCGGAGATTCATCCCAAAACCGCCGTACATCCTTTGGCCTACATCGGGAAGGGGGCAAAGGTGGGGGAGGGGACCGTAATCTACCCGGGTGTATATATCGGAGCCGGGGCGGCGGTCGGGAACGACTCGACCCTCTACCCGAATGTCACTCTCATGGACAGGTGCGTGATCGGAGACAGGGTTATCATTCATTCCGGTACCGTAATAGGCTCGGACGGCTTCGGCTTCGCCCACGGGGGGACCAAACGCGTAAAGTTTCCCCAGGTCGGGATAGTGAGAATAGACAACGACGTGGAGATCGGGTCAAACTGTTCCATCGACAGGGCGTCCATGGGAGAGACCTGGATAAAGAGCAACGTGATAATGGATAACCTCATCCAGATAGGCCACAATGTGGTCGTCGATGAGGGCTCCATTATCATCGCCCAGGTGGGTATATCGGGGAGCGCCAAGATCGGGAAGAACGTGATCCTGTCGGGACAGGCCGGCCTCGTCGGGCACATAAGCATAGGCGACGGGGTGATCGTCACGGCGAAGACGGGTATTCCGAAGGATATCCCCGCCGGTCAGGTGGTGTCCGGCTATCCCGCCATGCCCCACAAGAAATGGCTCAAGGCAATGGGGGCGGTCTCCAAGCTTCCGGAGATGAGAAAAGAGCTCGAGAGGCTTAAAAAGGAGGTCGATGAGCTGAAGAAAGGGAAGAGAGATGCCGAGGGTTGA
- a CDS encoding Gfo/Idh/MocA family oxidoreductase: protein MAECNKKVRVGVVGTGYLGTFHIEKYLSFGDVDLVGVSDLNPSVARKIEEKFGVSCHEDYRELIDRVDAVSVVVPTVLHHDVAMDFLNRGVDVFVEKPITSAVNEAERLITAADSKGLILQVGHLERFNPAIIALEGHLKEPMFIESHRLSPFPERSTDVDVILDLMIHDIDIILSMVKSEIAAIDAVGVPIITSHVDIVNARLNFENGCVANVTASRVSVDKMRKIRIFQSDAYISIDYAAQKITVYKRINDAKNGLSIVKEDIDISPSDYLGDEIRSFINSVKTRSQPSVTGVDGKRALEVAMMIKEKLQASLKKLREMGIITDDVTA, encoded by the coding sequence TTGGCAGAATGTAATAAAAAAGTCAGGGTCGGTGTTGTGGGGACGGGGTATCTCGGCACGTTTCATATCGAGAAGTACCTCTCCTTTGGCGACGTGGACCTGGTGGGGGTGTCGGATCTAAATCCGAGCGTGGCGAGGAAGATCGAAGAGAAGTTCGGTGTTTCCTGCCACGAAGATTATCGGGAGCTTATTGACAGGGTGGATGCGGTCAGCGTGGTAGTTCCCACAGTTCTCCACCACGACGTGGCGATGGACTTCTTGAACAGGGGAGTGGATGTCTTTGTGGAAAAGCCGATAACATCCGCCGTCAATGAGGCGGAGAGGTTGATCACCGCGGCGGACTCAAAGGGTCTTATCCTGCAGGTAGGCCATCTGGAGAGGTTCAACCCGGCGATCATCGCCCTCGAGGGCCACCTCAAGGAGCCGATGTTTATCGAATCCCACAGGCTCTCCCCCTTCCCTGAGAGGAGCACCGACGTCGATGTCATCCTGGACCTCATGATCCACGACATAGATATTATCTTGAGCATGGTAAAATCGGAGATCGCCGCCATAGACGCGGTGGGCGTTCCTATAATTACATCCCACGTGGATATAGTAAACGCCCGGCTCAACTTCGAGAACGGGTGCGTGGCCAACGTCACGGCAAGCCGCGTAAGTGTCGATAAGATGAGAAAGATCCGCATATTTCAGTCGGACGCCTACATATCTATAGACTACGCGGCCCAGAAGATTACGGTTTATAAGAGGATCAACGACGCCAAAAACGGCCTTTCTATCGTAAAGGAGGATATAGACATCTCCCCCAGCGATTATCTGGGCGATGAGATAAGATCGTTCATAAATTCGGTAAAGACGAGGAGTCAGCCCTCGGTTACGGGCGTTGACGGGAAGAGGGCCCTCGAAGTCGCCATGATGATAAAGGAGAAGCTTCAAGCGTCTCTTAAAAAGCTCAGGGAGATGGGGATCATAACGGATGACGTCACCGCCTGA
- a CDS encoding glycosyltransferase family 39 protein has protein sequence MADVFSKNLTEDERYKRYTIILISLATLYHLIIIGIIGLGDNEAYYWTWSKHLDLSYFDHPPMVAYIIALTTKLGGDTPFFVRIGNTMLFLITTILVYLLTVDIFKSRRAGFYSVVLTNILPLYYIVGLIIVPDGPLATLWILFLYLLYKTMKMDGESGGGKVKFWFWYVMGVVAGLALLSKYFAILLLPTTFIFLSSDKRVRGYLKSPHLYLAILIAAVIASPILFWNMEHGYPSMTFHIKTRHGGEGFEWENLGKMVGGQFVMTPILLYFLLASLYVAVKRGFWGNKDINYKFIALTSIPTLLFFYVVMCFTDDAEPHWPALGYVPLIVAASGLYPEYLKRWGKKRLYDFKLFRAVSGRDVDRGGILTAIRGWMKGTSTFKALVAVGVAFPIIFMAFFHIQMIYPLYRPEKSHYDVTNDLMGWDAVAPVVREIEGDMTVNGKKPFVLAYHYNVASQLGFALKDLENVICLSSKRKINQFNFWQNMDDLVGRDAIYVANDHYNDHPWERYEFERIDKKPKTVLFTRKGGYRAKETYIYKCYGFIGTKY, from the coding sequence ATGGCCGATGTTTTCAGTAAAAATTTGACCGAGGACGAGAGATACAAGAGGTACACGATCATCCTGATCTCTCTGGCGACCCTCTACCACCTGATTATCATCGGGATTATCGGCCTGGGCGACAACGAGGCCTACTACTGGACCTGGTCTAAGCACCTCGACCTCAGCTACTTCGACCACCCACCCATGGTGGCGTATATAATCGCCCTTACGACGAAATTGGGGGGCGACACCCCCTTTTTCGTCAGGATAGGGAACACGATGCTGTTTTTGATAACGACGATCCTCGTCTATCTTTTGACCGTCGACATCTTCAAGAGCAGGAGGGCCGGCTTCTACTCGGTCGTCCTCACAAATATCCTCCCGTTATATTATATAGTGGGACTGATAATCGTCCCGGACGGCCCCCTGGCAACCCTCTGGATTCTGTTCCTCTACTTACTATATAAAACAATGAAGATGGACGGCGAATCCGGAGGGGGCAAAGTCAAGTTCTGGTTCTGGTACGTCATGGGGGTCGTGGCGGGACTCGCGCTCCTCTCCAAATATTTTGCGATCCTCCTCCTCCCGACCACCTTTATATTCCTCTCATCGGACAAGAGGGTAAGGGGGTATCTCAAGAGCCCCCACCTCTACCTGGCGATCCTGATCGCCGCCGTGATCGCAAGTCCGATCCTCTTCTGGAACATGGAGCACGGCTACCCCAGCATGACCTTTCACATCAAGACGAGGCACGGGGGCGAGGGATTCGAGTGGGAAAACCTGGGGAAGATGGTGGGGGGGCAGTTCGTGATGACTCCGATCCTCCTCTACTTTCTCCTTGCATCCCTCTACGTTGCCGTCAAGCGCGGCTTTTGGGGCAATAAAGATATAAACTACAAGTTTATCGCATTGACCTCCATCCCCACGCTTTTGTTTTTCTACGTCGTCATGTGCTTTACCGACGACGCAGAGCCGCACTGGCCGGCCCTCGGGTACGTCCCCCTGATCGTCGCGGCGTCCGGGCTCTACCCGGAGTACCTTAAAAGGTGGGGGAAGAAAAGACTCTACGACTTCAAGCTATTCAGGGCGGTCTCCGGGAGGGATGTGGACAGGGGGGGAATTTTAACCGCGATAAGGGGGTGGATGAAAGGGACTTCCACCTTTAAGGCGCTGGTGGCGGTCGGGGTAGCCTTTCCCATTATATTTATGGCCTTTTTTCACATACAGATGATATATCCCCTCTACAGGCCGGAGAAGTCCCACTACGACGTTACAAACGATCTTATGGGGTGGGACGCCGTGGCGCCCGTCGTAAGGGAGATAGAGGGCGATATGACGGTTAACGGCAAAAAACCCTTTGTCCTTGCCTATCACTACAACGTTGCGTCCCAGCTCGGATTCGCCCTGAAAGATCTTGAAAACGTGATCTGCCTCTCCAGCAAGAGGAAGATAAACCAGTTCAACTTCTGGCAGAATATGGACGATCTTGTGGGGAGGGACGCAATATACGTCGCAAACGATCACTACAACGACCACCCCTGGGAGAGGTACGAGTTCGAGAGGATCGATAAAAAGCCGAAAACCGTTCTCTTTACAAGGAAGGGGGGATACCGCGCAAAGGAGACTTATATTTATAAGTGCTACGGCTTTATCGGGACGAAGTATTGA